In one Nostoc sp. KVJ3 genomic region, the following are encoded:
- a CDS encoding sensor histidine kinase has product MHLPYKLRFVSSQLVTVTVLLTLLLFIPQIWLNWQAYHSFNNIVKYEFKLQILSDEITYLDEVLTMSARMNAATGNFIWEQRYRQFEPKLDIAIKESIKLAPKAYKNEDAKIIDTANQRLVAMEYQSFNLVNKNQKDEAKLLLFSSEYENNKRIYANGVAQRKRNISLQLQQKIDEYYQRIFWAILESIISLVMLIPAWLLVLHLLQQYLKDKKIAQAALEETNSRLEIQVAERTVKLKYKNFQLKQTLKELQHTQVQLVQTEKMSSLGQLVAGVAHEINNPVNFIYGNLLHLREYSQQLLTLITLYQQQCYSYSPEITTLLDEIDLEFIIDDMPRILSSMAIGTERIREIVLTLRNFSRLDEAEMKFVDIHEGINSTLLILQYRLKENHNQQEITIIKDYGNLPLVECYAGGLNQVFMNILSNAIDALYQRETECLKGEIEKQLSSIIIHTQVKNKEYIIISIKDNGSGITKEAQTRLFDPFFTTKPIGKGTGLGLSISYQIIVEKHKGKIKCISAPGEGTEFVIEIPINQTL; this is encoded by the coding sequence ATGCACCTACCTTATAAACTGAGATTTGTTTCTTCTCAACTTGTAACTGTAACAGTACTGCTGACATTGCTCTTATTTATTCCTCAAATTTGGCTCAACTGGCAAGCCTACCATAGCTTTAATAATATTGTTAAATATGAATTTAAGCTACAAATACTGAGTGATGAAATTACTTATCTTGATGAAGTATTAACGATGTCAGCCCGGATGAATGCTGCCACAGGTAACTTTATTTGGGAACAACGGTATCGCCAATTTGAACCTAAGCTAGATATTGCTATTAAAGAATCTATTAAACTTGCTCCTAAAGCATATAAAAATGAGGATGCCAAAATAATTGATACTGCTAATCAGCGCTTGGTTGCAATGGAATATCAATCTTTTAATTTAGTTAATAAAAATCAAAAAGACGAAGCAAAGCTACTGCTTTTTAGCAGCGAATATGAAAATAATAAACGCATTTATGCTAATGGTGTTGCCCAAAGAAAGCGTAACATTTCACTTCAGTTACAGCAGAAAATTGATGAATATTATCAAAGAATTTTTTGGGCAATTTTAGAATCTATTATAAGTTTAGTAATGCTGATTCCAGCATGGCTGTTAGTATTGCATTTATTGCAGCAATACTTAAAAGATAAAAAAATTGCTCAAGCCGCCTTAGAAGAAACTAATTCTAGATTGGAAATACAAGTTGCAGAGAGAACAGTAAAATTAAAATACAAAAATTTTCAACTAAAACAGACACTCAAAGAATTGCAACACACTCAAGTACAACTTGTTCAAACCGAGAAAATGTCTTCATTAGGTCAGTTAGTTGCGGGTGTTGCTCATGAAATCAATAATCCAGTTAATTTCATTTATGGCAACCTACTCCACCTTAGAGAATATAGTCAACAATTACTAACTTTAATTACCCTGTATCAGCAACAATGTTATAGTTATAGCCCAGAAATAACTACTCTACTTGATGAGATAGATTTAGAGTTTATTATTGATGATATGCCGAGAATATTATCATCAATGGCAATTGGTACTGAACGTATTCGCGAAATTGTACTAACTTTGCGTAACTTCTCGCGTCTTGATGAAGCAGAAATGAAATTTGTTGATATTCATGAAGGAATTAATAGTACCCTATTAATTTTACAGTATCGTCTCAAAGAAAATCATAACCAGCAGGAAATTACAATTATCAAAGATTATGGTAATTTGCCTCTTGTTGAATGTTATGCGGGAGGATTAAATCAGGTATTTATGAATATCTTAAGTAACGCTATTGATGCTTTATATCAACGGGAAACAGAGTGTTTAAAAGGAGAGATTGAAAAACAGCTTAGTTCTATTATTATCCATACTCAAGTTAAAAATAAAGAATACATAATTATTAGTATTAAAGATAATGGTTCAGGAATAACTAAGGAAGCTCAAACTAGATTATTTGACCCTTTCTTTACTACTAAACCTATAGGTAAAGGTACTGGCTTAGGATTATCTATTAGTTACCAGATTATAGTGGAAAAACATAAAGGGAAAATTAAGTGTATTTCTGCACCTGGTGAAGGTACAGAATTTGTGATTGAGATTCCTATCAATCAGACGCTGTAA
- the pbpC gene encoding penicillin-binding protein 1C → MKLILRSLLQFKHGSKFILAVLVICLIIRLLPYFAPVRATDIAQNQLAMQFSDRNGLPLGTLLTRDQEHTSVVSLNQVSPQFIHAILAAEDGSFYHHGALDMKAVIRAGKEAIHAKRIVSGASTITMQLARMLDPVPRSFSGKLSEIWLSWRLAAGMNKDEILSAYINRLPMGGNIYGVEAAAQTYFSIPASELNLAQASLLAAIPNNPTYFNPYEHWERLKQRQKYVLNRMVQEGYLNEAMPTAASYAARTQTEKVVFQYRPQGIIAAPHFLFWLANQFDKGQTEENSPIRTTINRPLQQFVEAQVQQVISSLAPNNVHDAATLVIDNHTGEVLAYVGSPDYFNETKLGRNDGVQALRQPGSTLKPFVYELALEKGLIRPNTILADVPARYAIPGAKLYSPTDYTEKFLGPVRVRIALANSLNVPAVRVLEKVGVETFLERLHQLGFEHLNQTPEHYGLGLTLGSGEVSLWELAHAYLTLARFGDATPLVSTFSNSPLPTDAMNRVSTNSPLPNHTIWQLITNILSDNHARATAFGVDSVLNLPFPVAVKTGTSSNFRDTWTVGFTTDYTVATWVGNFNGEPMRQVSGVTGAAPLWNRIMLHLHEHQEPAAFPPPEGLMQLPVCAISGLRPTPDCTSVVQEYFYPEDKIAYEGENKFNLPPEYDEWLAKQQQSSFVSHNLRILSPHNGDLFLVYPSEEAKQKLEFKLAGNKSTLVEWRLNGEKLDTNSANSLFWNLHPGKWTLEAKSGEMTDKVSFQVELASIKPTRRGFSISNSQVKGNHP, encoded by the coding sequence ATGAAACTAATTTTACGATCGCTACTCCAATTTAAGCACGGTAGCAAATTTATCCTCGCTGTGCTGGTAATCTGCCTAATTATACGCTTACTACCTTATTTTGCACCCGTTAGGGCTACAGATATTGCCCAAAATCAGTTGGCAATGCAATTTAGCGATCGCAATGGTTTACCATTAGGAACATTGCTCACCCGTGACCAAGAACATACATCAGTAGTCTCGCTAAATCAAGTTTCGCCGCAGTTTATCCATGCCATTTTAGCCGCCGAAGATGGCAGCTTTTACCATCATGGGGCGTTGGATATGAAAGCTGTTATCCGCGCCGGCAAAGAAGCCATCCATGCCAAACGAATTGTTTCCGGCGCTTCTACTATTACTATGCAGTTGGCGCGGATGTTAGATCCTGTGCCCCGCAGCTTCTCTGGTAAACTGAGTGAGATTTGGCTATCTTGGCGGTTAGCAGCAGGGATGAATAAAGATGAAATTCTCTCTGCATATATTAATCGGCTGCCGATGGGTGGGAATATATATGGTGTGGAAGCAGCCGCGCAGACTTATTTTTCCATACCAGCTAGTGAGTTAAATCTTGCCCAAGCTAGTTTGTTGGCTGCTATTCCCAATAATCCCACATACTTTAATCCTTATGAACATTGGGAACGGTTAAAGCAGCGACAAAAATACGTCCTTAATCGGATGGTACAGGAAGGGTATCTAAATGAGGCGATGCCTACGGCGGCAAGCTACGCAGCCCGAACACAAACCGAAAAAGTTGTGTTTCAGTACCGCCCACAGGGAATTATCGCCGCACCCCACTTTTTATTTTGGTTAGCTAATCAGTTTGATAAGGGGCAAACAGAAGAAAATTCCCCCATCCGCACGACTATAAATCGCCCTTTACAGCAGTTTGTCGAAGCACAGGTACAACAGGTGATTTCTTCCCTAGCCCCCAACAATGTCCATGATGCAGCTACGTTGGTGATTGATAACCACACTGGTGAAGTTTTGGCTTATGTCGGTTCACCTGATTACTTTAATGAGACAAAATTAGGACGCAATGATGGAGTGCAAGCACTACGTCAACCAGGTTCTACCCTCAAGCCTTTTGTTTATGAATTAGCTTTAGAAAAAGGTTTAATTCGCCCAAATACCATTTTGGCAGATGTCCCCGCCCGTTATGCAATTCCCGGCGCGAAACTTTACAGCCCAACCGATTACACCGAAAAGTTTCTTGGCCCTGTGCGAGTGCGAATCGCCTTAGCAAATTCGTTGAATGTACCCGCAGTGAGGGTTTTAGAAAAAGTAGGTGTGGAAACTTTCTTAGAACGACTGCATCAACTAGGATTTGAACACCTCAATCAAACCCCAGAACATTACGGTTTAGGTTTGACTCTCGGTAGCGGCGAAGTCAGTTTATGGGAATTAGCCCATGCCTATCTAACTCTAGCACGATTTGGAGATGCTACCCCATTAGTCAGCACATTTTCCAATTCCCCACTCCCTACAGACGCGATGAATCGCGTCTCTACAAACTCCCCACTCCCGAATCACACAATATGGCAATTAATTACTAACATCCTCAGTGATAATCACGCTCGTGCAACAGCCTTTGGTGTAGACTCAGTATTAAATTTACCTTTTCCTGTTGCTGTTAAAACTGGCACTTCTTCCAATTTTCGTGATACTTGGACAGTTGGCTTCACTACCGATTACACCGTCGCTACTTGGGTAGGCAATTTCAACGGCGAACCGATGCGACAAGTTTCAGGCGTCACAGGGGCTGCACCTTTGTGGAATCGGATTATGCTACACCTGCACGAACATCAAGAACCAGCAGCTTTTCCGCCTCCAGAAGGTTTAATGCAATTACCTGTTTGTGCAATTTCGGGGTTACGACCAACACCAGATTGTACCTCAGTGGTACAAGAATATTTCTATCCAGAAGATAAAATTGCCTACGAAGGCGAAAACAAGTTCAATTTACCACCAGAGTATGATGAGTGGTTGGCAAAACAACAGCAATCGAGTTTTGTTTCTCATAATTTGAGAATTTTATCTCCGCATAATGGCGATTTATTCTTAGTGTATCCTAGTGAAGAAGCGAAGCAAAAACTCGAATTTAAGCTAGCGGGAAATAAATCTACGCTGGTAGAGTGGCGCTTAAATGGGGAAAAGTTAGATACAAATTCAGCTAATTCTTTATTTTGGAATTTACATCCTGGTAAGTGGACTTTGGAAGCCAAAAGCGGGGAAATGACCGACAAGGTAAGTTTTCAGGTGGAGTTAGCTAGTATTAAACCCACACGCCGAGGATTTTCTATTAGTAATTCTCAGGTAAAGGGGAATCACCCATAA